One stretch of Clupea harengus chromosome 2, Ch_v2.0.2, whole genome shotgun sequence DNA includes these proteins:
- the cops8 gene encoding COP9 signalosome complex subunit 8, which produces MPSAVMMSENFDKLLEQCETQELEAPGGIATPQVYSQLLALYLLHNDMNNARYLWKRIPQAIKTANPELAAVWAVGQHIWQREFPGIYSTIAAYQWSEGIGPIMEALQESTRRRAYGLVAQAYTSIMAEDFAACVGYSVEDAVKGVVSQGWQADPNTRMVMPQKPDPPPVSLVPNEQQLARLTDYVAFLEN; this is translated from the exons ATGCCATCTGCAGTTATGATGTCTGAAAATTTTGACAAACTTCTGGAGCAGTGCGAAACGCAAGAATTAGAG GCACCTGGTGGAATTGCCACCCCCCAAGTCTACTCACAACTACTGGCTCTTTATCTGCTGCACAACGACAT GAACAATGCTAGATATCTTTGGAAGAGGATCCCTCAAGCTATCAAAACA GCAAACCCTGAGCTGGCTGCCGTGTGGGCAGTGGGACAGCACATCTGGCAGAGAGAGTTCCCGGGGATCTACTCGACCATCGCCGCATACCAGTGGTCTGAGGGCATCGGACCAATCATGGAGGCGCTGCAAG agtccACCCGCAGGAGAGCCTATGGGCTAGTGGCCCAGGCCTACACCTCCATCATGGCCGAAGACTTTGCTGCGTGTGTGGGGTATTCTGTTGAGGACGCTGTGAAGG GAGTGGTCAGCCAGGGTTGGCAGGCGGACCCCAACACACGGATGGTGATGCCGCAGAAGCCAG ATCCGCCCCCTGTCTCTCTGGTTCCAAACGAACAGCAGCTGGCCAGACTCACTGACTACGTGGCTTTCCTTGAGAACTGA
- the trim63b gene encoding E3 ubiquitin-protein ligase TRIM63, whose product MDIQRTSSLMGSPNSNESLEKQLSCPICLDMFTKPVVILPCQHNLCRSCASDLYDSRNPYRFSGGVFRCPTCRFEVVLDRHGVHGLQRNLLVENIIDIYKQQQEGSGGGGESSTPEAPVKPKGGKEPMCQEHEEEKINIYCITCQVPTCSMCKVFGAHKDCEVSPLASVYQTQKAELSNAIDALVAGNGRLQSLLNQMEEACTAVQENAQRAKQGLGERFDGLYAVLEDRKATMLDRVSKEQDEKVATLRGMASRYGDRLQAGSELTDTAVRALEQSGAAEFLQASKGLITQTKDAAKCSLGEERPEAGFERMDHFTLNTEPVEVLLAKMDFGVDDEDFEDAEGEEEE is encoded by the coding sequence ATGGACATCCAACGGACCAGCTCACTGATGGGGTCACCTAACTCGAACGAGAGCCTGGAGAAGCAGCTTAGCTGCCCCATATGCCTGGACATGTTCACCAAACCTGTGGTGATCCTGCCCTGCCAGCACAATCTCTGCCGAAGCTGCGCCAGCGACCTCTACGACTCGCGCAACCCTTACCGCTTCTCGGGCGGCGTCTTCCGCTGCCCCACGTGCCGCTTCGAGGTGGTGCTGGACCGCCATGGTGTGCACGGGCTCCAGCGCAACCTGCTGGTGGAGAACATCATCGACATCTACAAGCAGCAGCAAGAGGGCAGCGGCGGCGGAGGAGAGAGCAGTACGCCAGAGGCGCCCGTCAAGCCCAAAGGCGGCAAAGAGCCCATGTGCCAAGAGCACGAAGAGGAGAAGATCAACATCTACTGCATCACCTGCCAGGTGCCCACCTGCTCTATGTGCAAGGTATTCGGCGCACACAAGGACTGCGAGGTGTCGCCGCTGGCTAGCGTCTACCAGACCCAGAAGGCCGAACTGAGCAACGCCATCGACGCCCTGGTGGCCGGGAACGGGCGGCTGCAGTCGCTGCTCAATCAGATGGAGGAGGCGTGCACGGCGGTGCAGGAGAATGCCCAGCGGGCCAAGCAAGGTCTGGGCGAGCGCTTCGACGGGCTCTACGCCGTGCTGGAGGACCGCAAGGCCACCATGCTGGATCGCGTCAGCAAGGAGCAGGACGAGAAGGTGGCGACGCTACGCGGGATGGCGTCGCGCTACGGCGACCGGCTGCAGGCGGGCTCGGAGCTGACGGACACGGCCGTGCGGGCGCTGGAGCAGAGCGGCGCCGCAGAGTTTCTGCAGGCCTCCAAGGGCCTCATCACGCAAACCAAAGATGCGGCCAAGTGCTCGCTGGGCGAGGAGAGGCCCGAAGCAGGCTTCGAGAGGATGGACCACTTTACGTTGAACACGGAGCCGGTGGAGGTTCTGCTGGCCAAGATGGACTTTGGTGTAGACGACGAGGATTTTGAAGAtgcagagggggaggaagaggagtga
- the LOC116224869 gene encoding THAP domain-containing protein 6-like has protein sequence MPDVCAAYRCSNRRCLETRTRGITFHLFPKTGERRRKWEVALRRDSFAASDRTLLCSEHFRSEDFDRTGQTVRLKDGVVPTIFNFPADLQRSVATRSTTTSSRADDNLPMDLMPDVGATGERRLRCKRQATDHLYALPASPKAIKAKLEEASARVRKLQREKSNALRREKRAKNNMQALLEEQFFS, from the exons ATGCCAGACGTTTGTGCAGCCTACAGATGCTCTAATCGCCGCTGTCTCGAAACGAGAACCCGTGGGATCACCTTTCACCT GTTTCCCAAaactggagagaggaggaggaagtgggaaGTTGCCCTAAGAAGGGACAGTTTTGCTGCCTCTGACAGGACACTGCTCTGCAGTGAGCACTTCAGGAGTGAGGACTTTGACAGGACGGGGCAGACTGTCCGGCTTAAAGATGGTGTTGTGCCAACCATTTTCAACTTTCCAGCTGATCTTCAAAGG tcAGTAGCAACAAGAAGCACAACTACTTCTAGTAGAGCGGATGACAACCTGCCAATGGACTTGATGCCTGATGTT GGAGCCACTggagagaggagactgaggTGCAAGCGGCAGGCCACTGACCACTTATATGCATTGCCTGCTTCCCCTAAGGCTATAAAGGCCAAACTTGAAGAAGCTTCAGCGAGAGTGAGGAAACTGCAGCGGGAGAAGAGTAATGCcttgaggagagaaaagagggccAAGAACAACATGCAGGCTCTTCTGGAGGAACAGTTTTTTTCATAA